A genomic stretch from Desulfohalobium retbaense DSM 5692 includes:
- a CDS encoding amidohydrolase family protein: MAQNHRTQPMIRCDVHTHAFHPKIADKVLAQLEAHYGIPAVGNGRIEDLLQRIHAAGLDRVVVHNAATSPDQVIPANNWAIALQRRYPEVIAFGTVHPDFPRWPEQLDRLEAAGIAGIKLHPDFQGIGLDDPRMGPIFEALEGRFICMLHVGDTLPPERNPSSPRKVANVHRNFPGLSLIAAHFGGYLHWDEVIAHLAGNNVYLDTSSALPFIPQEQLDTIVSRHPRERLLFGSDYPLFDPGQETVLLNSRLQFREQEWEQLWRNAAELFAGILSPASQTTDELSRHTS; the protein is encoded by the coding sequence ATGGCTCAAAACCATCGTACTCAGCCCATGATCCGCTGCGACGTCCACACCCACGCCTTCCATCCCAAAATCGCCGACAAGGTCCTGGCCCAGTTGGAAGCCCATTACGGCATCCCGGCCGTGGGCAACGGGCGGATCGAGGATCTCTTGCAGCGCATCCATGCCGCCGGTCTGGACCGGGTGGTTGTCCATAACGCGGCGACCAGCCCCGACCAGGTTATCCCGGCCAACAACTGGGCCATTGCGTTGCAGCGTCGCTACCCGGAAGTCATTGCGTTTGGCACCGTCCACCCCGATTTCCCCCGCTGGCCCGAACAGCTCGACCGGTTAGAGGCAGCGGGCATTGCCGGCATCAAGCTCCATCCCGACTTTCAGGGCATCGGGCTCGACGACCCGCGCATGGGGCCGATTTTCGAGGCCCTGGAGGGCCGCTTTATCTGCATGCTCCATGTCGGTGACACCCTGCCGCCGGAGCGCAATCCCTCCAGTCCCCGCAAGGTGGCAAATGTGCACCGCAATTTTCCTGGCCTGTCCCTGATCGCGGCCCATTTCGGCGGCTATCTCCATTGGGATGAGGTCATCGCCCATCTGGCCGGGAACAACGTCTATCTCGACACGTCTTCGGCGCTGCCGTTCATACCCCAGGAGCAGTTGGATACCATCGTCTCCCGGCACCCCAGAGAACGCCTCCTGTTTGGCAGCGACTATCCGCTTTTTGACCCAGGCCAGGAGACGGTCCTGCTCAACTCCCGTCTCCAATTCCGGGAACAGGAGTGGGAACAGTTGTGGCGCAACGCGGCCGAACTGTTCGCTGGCATCCTCTCCCCCGCATCTCAAACCACAGACGAACTCTCGAGACACACATCATGA